TGAAGAAGCACAAGGGGATAGTGGAAAAAGACCAGTTAAGGGTCACCAGATACTTAAGGGCCTGGTGGATCCTTGCTCGAACAGAGACTGAGACAGCTTGGACTCTGAGGAGACGAGGCTGGGTAAACGAGGTCAGGAGTGTGTGGGAGTCCATCTGttcacagcactgcagacatGAAGGGAAAGAAGGCACATGGACAAGTGAAAATGAAGTGAATATAATAGGCAAAGTAGGGAAGAATTTATCAGTGTGTGTGGATGGACCCAGAGTGTAAGGGACAATGGGGTCCCTCTACTTGGAGGTATAAAACTGAACTGGCCGTCGTCCTGGAAATCCTGCTCCTGCTAGGCCTACATGAGCAAGGGGGATAGAAGCATTTTCACTCTGGAGCTACTCTCCAAGTGAATGATGTTATTCCTCTGTTCACTGGGAGGACTCAATAGTGCTGCTGGGAAGAAAATTTTTCCAGTGTATGTTGGCACAGAGTGACTttggcagggcagtgcccaggggagAGTTGTTGTGTGTAATCCTTTGGTAGATGATGTGATGGTCTTCTGTCATGTTCTGGAAggtctcccctctcccctgatACCCTTGTCAGTGTTGGTTGTTCCTGGTGGGGACATAATTGCTAAGAAATGTTCTTTGCTCTGTTTCCATCAACCATAATGGTTGAGTTCTGGCATTGCACAGGGTGAGGATGTGAGACCATTGGAATTCAAAAAGAACAGGCGGCAACTCAGGTTGTGATGCAAGAAAAATTTATTGAAGTGAAGGAATGGTGAGAAAGAAGAAGCTGAAGGAAGGTGTGAGGTAGGAGTAGAGAGGCCATCAGCGGAGGtgctttgcttgcaggagctGTTGCCAGAGGCCAGAGCTGGTGGTGTCAGGGGTGGTGCTGAGGGTCCTTAGCAGATGTAGCCACCCCTTCTGCCATAGCAGCCCAGGCCTCCCAGGCCGTAGCCAAAGCCACCAAAGCCAAATCCACCAGagatgggctgtccctgggcattgagttcagtgcccagagcagcggAGGAGGTGGATCCGACGGCGgtgttctgggggaaggaggtcatgatgggtcctggcagggtgaccagcacaggggaagggttGATGATGACGTGGGAATCCTGGCATTGCAGGGCGCAGGGCTCGTTGCAGCTGTTGGCCAGCGGGGTGGGTCCGCAGGGACGGCAGAGGCTGTTGCAGGCCATGGGTGTGGTGTGGAGGGTGCCTGGAAGAGAAGGGAGTGAGGCAAGGTAGAGGTGTGGGGGAGCAAGGAGAGAAGTatcagcagggtgagggagtgTGGAAGCTGTTGTTGGTCTGTGGAGAGGCGTGAGGGCTGCTAAGGCTGGGGCTGAGCGTGTTGGAAGAGAGGGGCCAggagtgcaggagcaggagagtCAGGGCTTGAGGCTCACCTGGTTGTCGGCAGGAGCAGGATCAGAAGGCTTGAGGAGAAGTGTGTGAGAGGGAGAGGCTCTGGGCCAGCTTTTATGCTGGTT
This Haemorhous mexicanus isolate bHaeMex1 chromosome 1, bHaeMex1.pri, whole genome shotgun sequence DNA region includes the following protein-coding sequences:
- the LOC132333684 gene encoding feather beta keratin-like, translated to MACNSLCRPCGPTPLANSCNEPCALQCQDSHVIINPSPVLVTLPGPIMTSFPQNTAVGSTSSAALGTELNAQGQPISGGFGFGGFGYGLGGLGCYGRRGGYIC